Genomic window (Fibrobacter sp. UBA4297):
AACCATCATGATGGTTGTGCAGTTCGGGTTAGCGATGATGCCCTTGTGGAGCTTGATGTCTTCCGGGTTCACTTCCGGGACAACGAGCGGGACTTCCGGATCCATGCGGAAGAAGCTTGTGTTGTCGACGACGACTGCGCCTGCGTCAACAGCAATCGGAGCAAATTCCTTGGAAACGCTTGCGCCTGCAGAAGAGAGCACGAGGTCAACGTTCTTGAAAGCGTCCTTGCAAGTCAGTTCAACTTTGAGCTTTTCGCCCTTGAATTCATATTCACGGCCGACACTGCGTTCGGAGGCGAGGAGCTTCAAGTTCTGAAGCGGAAAGTTACGTTGTTCAAGAATCTTGAGAAGTTCTTGACCTACTGCGCCAGTGGCGCCCATGATCGCTACGTTACGAATCATAGATTTAACCTTTGTTTTCTTATTGTTGAGGTTGATTGTTCGTTAAAATTTGAATGGATTTGTTGAATTTGTCGATATGCCGTTTGACAATTACAACCAAGTCGTGTGCTTGATTGTATTTTTTCATTGCTTCACCGGGGTCTTCGAGGAGACAGTACGAATAAAGTGCATGCGCTGCACTGCGAAGTGTCTCGGATGCTTCGACGAGTTCCGAATGGGCTTCCCGCGTTTCGAGCGGATGGAAAATCCCGATGGTTTTGCGGTTGAGCGTTGTCGCCTTGTTGTTTATCGCGAGTGCCTGTTGGCTTCTTTTTTCACGTTCCATTTCGCCTGCGTTCTGTTCCAGCGGTTCAAAGGAATCAATGGCGCGCATGATTTCAAACATCTTGTCTGTAATGGATTCCGCTTTGTCAGCGTAGGAATCAAGGCGGTCCATTACTTCCGGAGCGACATCGAAATCATCTTCGCTTGCAGTGGATTCTACGCTGTTCTTTTTAGCGGTTGAATTCACCATGTTCGATGATGCGTTTGCTTTGTCGAAAGACGAAATATAGTCTTCGTATTTTTTGTTGTACGTAACCAATTCCGTCGGCGAATAAGCCGATGTAAGGACTAAGGTCGGACGTTCGAAACAAGCCGATCCAATACAGCCAGTCAGCATGCACAGGGACAAAAACAGGAATCCGGCTCGGGAGGACCATTCTTCACTTTGTACCATGCAAAGAATGCTGAACAAAAAGAGCAAAAAGAACGACAGCAAAATACCACCTTCGACATTTTGGACGATGATGGTATTCTTTACGAAATAGAACAGACAGTCTATAACAATTGTAAGAGTTGAAAGAATGGCTCCTACAACTTTCGTGTTGCGCCCAGGGATGGATGCCGTCATGAATAGCGTTACAAACGATATTCCGAGTGGCAACACATAGATGAGCGCTATTTCTGCAATTCCTTGGTTCATTCAGAGCGTTGTGAATTAGAACGGAAGATCGACGTCTTCTTCTGCCATGCCTGCATCGTATGCCGGAGCACTATTCTGCTGCATGCCGTTAAAGCTGTTGGGCTGGTAGCTGTTGGCTTGGCTGAAACCACCTGCACCCGGAGCGCCACCCTGGCCGCGCGGAGTGAGGAGCTGGAACGTGTCCATATTGATTTCAGTGACATAGCGCTTCTGGCCGCTCGTCTGGTCAGTCCAGCTGCGGTTGGTGAGGGAACCTTCAACATAGAGGCTCATGCCTTTGCGGATGCCAAGCTGTTCTACGATATCTGCAATCTTGCCCCAGCCAATGATGTTGTGCCAGTCGGTCTGTTCCTTCTGTTCGCCGTTGTTGTCACGATAGCGACGAGAAGTGGCGAGGGAGAAAGAAACTCGCT
Coding sequences:
- a CDS encoding single-stranded DNA-binding protein, translated to MAYLNKVMLIGNIGKDPEVRVNPNGGRKRVSFSLATSRRYRDNNGEQKEQTDWHNIIGWGKIADIVEQLGIRKGMSLYVEGSLTNRSWTDQTSGQKRYVTEINMDTFQLLTPRGQGGAPGAGGFSQANSYQPNSFNGMQQNSAPAYDAGMAEEDVDLPF